From the Rhizobium sp. ARZ01 genome, the window GGAAGGTCGTCGCCGAGCAGCCGGCCGATCCCCTCATGCCATTCGCCCGTCTTCTGCGCCTCCTCGCTGGAAAGGTCGTAGAGGCCGATTCCGGCATGGGTGTCGAGCACGCGGAACGCCTTGTCCTTGCCCTGCATGTAGGTGACGAGCCGTGCCAGCACCGCATGCTTGAGCACGTCGGCAAAATTGCCCGCATGATAGATGTGGCGATAATTCATATCGGGTACCGTGATGTGCCGATCATTTGTTTCGATCGGAGAATTTTATGCCTTCTTGGCGCTTTGCCTCTGGAATATAGAAAAGCCATGAACCTTGCGACCCCCAATCTCGGCAAACCCACGATCGGCCACTCGGTCTGTCCGCACGACTGTCCGTCTGCCTGCGCGCTCGATATCGAGATCGGCGCCGACGGAAAGATCGGCAAGGTGCGCGGCAGCGCCGACAACAGCTACACCGCAGGCGTCATCTGCGCCAAGGTCGCCCGCTATGCCGATCGGCTCTACCATCCCGACCGGCTGCTGAAGCCGCTGCGCCGCAAGGGCGAGAAGGGCGGCGGCGACTGGCAGGACATCTCCTGGGAAGCCGCACTCGACGAGATCGCGGACGCCTTCGTCAAGGCCGAGCAAGCGCACGGGTCCGAGGCCGTCTGGCCCTACTACTATGCCGGCACGATGGGGCAGGTGCAGCGCGATTCCATCGACCGCCTGCGCCACGCCAAGCGCTATTCCGGCTTCTTCGATTCGATCTGCACCAACACCGCCTGGACCGGCTACGTGATGGGCACCGGCAGCCTGCGCGGTCCGGATCCACGCGAGATGGCCAGGGCCGACTGCGTCGTCATCTGGGGCACCAACGCCGTCTCCACCCAGGTCAACGTGATGACCCATGCGGTGAAGGCGCGCAAAGAGCGCGGCGCGAAGATCGTTGTCATCGACATCTACGATAACCCGACGATGAAGCAGGCCGACATGGCGCTGAAGCTGCGCCCGGGCACGGATGCGGCACTTGCCTGCGCCGTCATGCACGTCGCCTTCCGCGACGGTCACGCCGACCGCGCCTACATGGAAAAGTTCGCCGACGATCCAGCCGGGCTCGAGGCGCATCTCGCCACCCGCGGGCCGGAATGGGCCGCCGCGATCACCGGGCTTTCGGTGGAGGAGATCGAAGCCTTCGCCCGCCTCGTCGGCGAGACGAAGCGCGCCTTCTTCCGCCTCGGCTACGGTTTTACCCGCAGCCGCAACGGGTCCGTCTCGATGCATGCCGCGCTCTCCGTCGCGACCGTGCTCGGGTCGTGGCAATACGACGGCGGCGGCGCGTTTCACAACAATGGCGGCATCTTCCGCCTCGACAAGCGCGAGTTGATGGGCCTCGATATGGTCGACCCTGACATCCGCGAACTCGACCAGTCGCAGATCGGCCGCGTCTTGACCGGCGACCCGGTGGCGCTGCGCCAGCGCGGCCCGGTCACGGCCATGCTGATCCAGAACACCAACCCCGCCAACATCGCCCCGGAACAGCGGCTGGTGAAGCGCGGCTTCCTGCGCGACGACCTGTTCCTCGCCGTGCACGAACAGTTCATGACGGACACGGCCAAGCTCGCCGACATCGTCCTGCCGGCCACCATGTTCGTCGAGCACGACGACCTCTATCGCGGCGGCGGCCACCAGCACATCCTGCTCGGCCCCAAGCTCGTCGAGCCGCCGCCGACCGTGCGCACCAACCTTTTCGTCATCGATGAACTGGCCAAGCGCCTCGGTGTTGCGCATCTGCCGGGCTTTGGCCTTTCTGAGCGCGAGCACATTACCCGCATGCTGCCGCACTACGAGATGGACTATGACGGGCTGGCGGAAGAAAAGTGGATCGACTGCCAGCCGGATTTCGAGACGGCGCATTTCGCCAAGGGGTTCGGCCACCCGGACGGCAAGTTCCGCTTCCGGCCGGATTGGCTTGCTACGCCCGCACCCAACCAGCCTCCGGCCTCGATCGGTGTGCTCGGCCCGCATCAGGCGTTGCCCGAATTCCCGGATTACGTCGAAGTGATCGAGACGGTGGATGAGGCGCATCCTTTCCGTCTCGCCACCCCGCCGGCGCGCACCTACCTCAATTCCAGCTTCACCGAGATGAAGTGGTCGCGCGAGCGCGAGGGCCGTCCCGAAGTGATGATCCATCCGGTCGACGCGGAATCGATGGGTATTGCCGACGGCGACATCGTCCGGCTCGGCAACACGCGCGGAGAGATCCGTCTGCATGCGAAGGTCGCAGGCGACGCCAAGCCGGGCGTGCTGATTGCCGAAGGCATCTGGCCGAACGGCGCCCATCTCGACGGAGAGGGCATCAACGTGCTCACCGGCGCCGATCCGGTCGCGCCCTATGGCGGTGCCGCCCTGCACGACAACCGCGTCTGGCTTGCGAAAGAAACCGCATGACGAAGTTCCGCGACACGAAGATCGAGATCGTCTCGGACAAGACGCTCTCGGACAACTGGTATCACCTGCGCAACGTCACCTTCGACTACACCGGCGCGGACGGCGAGACCGTCCGGATGAAGCGGGAGGTCTACGACCGC encodes:
- a CDS encoding molybdopterin oxidoreductase family protein; amino-acid sequence: MEYRKAMNLATPNLGKPTIGHSVCPHDCPSACALDIEIGADGKIGKVRGSADNSYTAGVICAKVARYADRLYHPDRLLKPLRRKGEKGGGDWQDISWEAALDEIADAFVKAEQAHGSEAVWPYYYAGTMGQVQRDSIDRLRHAKRYSGFFDSICTNTAWTGYVMGTGSLRGPDPREMARADCVVIWGTNAVSTQVNVMTHAVKARKERGAKIVVIDIYDNPTMKQADMALKLRPGTDAALACAVMHVAFRDGHADRAYMEKFADDPAGLEAHLATRGPEWAAAITGLSVEEIEAFARLVGETKRAFFRLGYGFTRSRNGSVSMHAALSVATVLGSWQYDGGGAFHNNGGIFRLDKRELMGLDMVDPDIRELDQSQIGRVLTGDPVALRQRGPVTAMLIQNTNPANIAPEQRLVKRGFLRDDLFLAVHEQFMTDTAKLADIVLPATMFVEHDDLYRGGGHQHILLGPKLVEPPPTVRTNLFVIDELAKRLGVAHLPGFGLSEREHITRMLPHYEMDYDGLAEEKWIDCQPDFETAHFAKGFGHPDGKFRFRPDWLATPAPNQPPASIGVLGPHQALPEFPDYVEVIETVDEAHPFRLATPPARTYLNSSFTEMKWSREREGRPEVMIHPVDAESMGIADGDIVRLGNTRGEIRLHAKVAGDAKPGVLIAEGIWPNGAHLDGEGINVLTGADPVAPYGGAALHDNRVWLAKETA